One Nicotiana sylvestris chromosome 12, ASM39365v2, whole genome shotgun sequence genomic window carries:
- the LOC138882901 gene encoding secreted RxLR effector protein 161-like, whose amino-acid sequence MDETGSPVNQTMYRGIIRSLLYLTASRLDIVFSVGLCARFQSNPKESHLKAAKRILRYLKGTQGMVLYYPSGDNFNLIGYANVDYVGYLMDRKSTSGIAHFLGSCLNSWGTRKQNSVALSTVEDEYVAATSYYAQLLWIKQQLEDFGVL is encoded by the coding sequence atggatgaaaccggatctcctgtgaatcaaacaatgtatagaggcatcattaggtctcttctctatctcacTGCTAGTCGACTTGATATTGTTTTCAGCGTGGGGCTGTGTgcgaggtttcaatcaaatcccaaggaatctcacttgaaggctgccaaaagaatactgagatatctcaaaggaacgcAAGGCATGGTGCTATACTATCCATCAGGTGACAattttaatctaattgggtatgcTAATGTAGACTATGTAGGTTATCTTATGGACAGAAAAAGCACTTCTGGGATCGCTCACTTCTTAGGATCATGTCTTAACTCTTGGGGtacaaggaagcaaaattcagtggctctttcaacagtTGAAGATGAATATGTAGCTGCAACATCCTATTATGCTCAGCTCCTGTGGATCAAGCAGCAACTGGAGGATTTTGGTGTTCTATGA